In Populus alba chromosome 4, ASM523922v2, whole genome shotgun sequence, the genomic window CATCTGGCCTGCTCCAACGATTTGCATGGATTCCAGAGACACAACAATGGAATAAATTTTGGTACGCGCCAAAAGATCAGTGTGACAACTACAGAGAATGTGGTGCATATGGTGTTTGTGACTCGAATGCATCACCAGTTTGCAAGTGCTTGAAGGGTTTTCAGCCTAAGAATCATCAGGCATGGGATTTGAGAGATGGGTCAGGTGGGTGTGTTAGGAAGACAAATCTGGAGTGCTTGAAAGATAAATTTCTGCACATGAAGAACATGAAATTGCCACAGAGCACAACATCATTTGTGGACAGGAGCATGAGTCTTAAGAATTGTGGATTGTTGTGCTCAAGGAATTGTTCTTGTACTGCTTACGCCAACTCAAATATCAGCAATGGAGGGTCTGGCTGTGTGATTTGGACCGGAGAGCTCTTTGATTTGAGACAGTATCCAGAAGGTGGACAAGATCTTTATGTTAGATTGGCTGCTTCTGATATAGGTATGTTCataactctctcttttttcgtttctgctaccttttttttttaagattctttaatttcttataaatagtGGAAGTTGGATAGGAAATATATGATTGTCTAGGAGTTGATTCACATAATACTTGCATAAATTAGATGCAAGACTTTAATCaacaatttattcttttaagaaaaattcaCTAGTTAGTTAAATCAATAGAGAATTTATAAGAAATGAGGTTGTCAAATTTGGTCCATTCCTATAAAATTTGTAGCATATTTCTCACGTCCAATTTGAaccaatttattatatatataaattggtgCACAAATTGGTTGAATTgttgactatatatataattattagaagtaaaaaaaaaaacattattaatttttatacagtGTTTAAGAACCGAAAGcacttgcataaaaaaatacattctgTTAAAGAAacgaaaataaatacataaaataaatctatttcagtgataattttaaaataactttctatcttttcaaaataaaaaactatatcttAAATCGAATTTTACTCTATTCATGTTGGAGCCATGGATAATGACCCCACCCTCACTACATAAATCTATGTGAACTAACTTGAGCACAAACAATTAACTTATGATGATTATTAACTAGGAAGAAGAGGAAATAATTTTTAGGTCTGAGAAATAAATGTGTTGGTGCAAGGAATGTACGATTACATTAATGGATCACTGAATTTGCATCTACCCACCTTGTGATTCACGAGCGCTGTTGCGCGTTGCttgtttttgaaaacaaaaaggcAAAAGCCATCGTATGCAAATTCCAAGTAAATATCATCAAGAAGAAACCGCATTGTGGGTGCCTTGATTTTCTACTGATTGCTATCGATgaaccttctttttttgtttttttatcctggCCGTCCATTATTTGGATCCCACTGCTGAGTGGGCTCCAAGTGTTTGAATAGACCAATTACATCACCCGCCGACTGTGATGGTACCCTTGGGGTAGGATCCCCGTAATCTTGGAAGCAAATAAAGAAAGACAAAATCTATGCATCACATGGTTGGGTGGTCAAGTGTGTTACACGCCCGCCCATGCATACATACatgcatacacacacacatgtgtgTTTATTTggctcaaattattatttttttattattattttgataaacattttaaaaaataattactattatattCTCAGACATCTTGAAAGCTTTACAAATTCAGCTAATAAGTCTCTTTGATGGTTGGCTCAATATGTCTTATCGGCTTAGTTGTTATATCTGATATAAGGTAggttaactaaaaataataataataaggattTAAAGTTCAACTTGAGACTAGTTTTTAGatgaattaacttgattttcCTTACAAAGTTTTTagtaaattgatttattaatttaaataaaaaataaaacatcattttaattaaaaaaaatataatttttctacaTATACTTGTTGAATtgtcaataatttaatttttttttttgagtaaatctcgaaaccaaatttaataagtATAGTTATTTGACCATAGTTAGAATTAGAGTATTGCTTAAATTGGATGATAATAAAGATGGTTGTGATTGtaatatatttgtataatttatttttattaatttaagtgtTTGAGTAATTTGTGTATATCTGAACTAATTCATTGAGTCTTGAAGTTAATGATAGTATTTAGTAAtgatattaacaattataaaaattaattttaaaactaaaaaggataaatttttttattttaaattcttatgaTAGGCAAAATATTCTAGAATAATTGCCAGAATAGGCTGTCGCTGTCCTCTTTATGAAACTTGTCCCATctctaaatgattttttatttgaggatTGTCAAGTAGGCCCCATTTATTAAAAGTTGGGTCCAAATAATCCCAGCGGTGATGGGCCGACATTGTTGACTTTGTAGGTTCATATTGGGTTACAAACTTGGTAGTCCTTTTCATcccttttctttacaaaatcAAGATCactattaataattattcattTGGACCcactcttctttgttttttcaatttaatcctctaAAGTCAGTTTTGGAACTTTCGAGAGATTAGAAAAACTGACAAAGAAATGCATGGGTTAGATTTGCCATCTTTTCTTAAATCCCATCAAGGCATTGGGATGATTTCCCCCCATTTCTTAATGGTATAAGATAAGGGtactttttaacttttgaaattcTCGAGGCATCAAAGATGATTTCCCTCTATTTTTCTCTTGTCACGGAATCATATTAGCTtctaagtaattttttaaattattgtttttgaaaaaaattattaaatttatattgtttgatatttttttttattttgatgttttgatattaaaatatttttttatataaaaactacttTATACCGTATTACAAAACACAAACTTAATGATATAAGATTAGGTTTTTTGAACTAATTTTACAGATTATATCTTTTATCAAGTCTTAATTAGATTCATGCGTAACCCCCTAATAGGATAACTACTATGAATACAAGTTTTCACAATAAATGATGAGCTGGTCTACAAGCATGTGGATGATTTTTTTCCACAACATTTCTCAAGTAAGATATGGTTATCAAGCAGCCATTTGGTTGATTCTTAGAGCTGAAAACTACATAGTTTGCAGAAATCATGGCTAGAATGAAGCTTTCCTCACTGTGAAAGAAACCACGGCAGAAAAGCAAGTAGGTGACCCACAAGGACACTTGTTTCCATGGCCATGCGCCGGACCTATAATGGCTAGTTATTAGTCAATGTTAGGTCAAGTGTTCACATTTCTAACATGGTCTTGACTAAACtgggaaaaaaattgagggtGATTGATTTAGAAAACGTACGTGAATATCTTAAGCCTCGTAGGATCTTCAAGTCAAGGCAACAAACACCCTTGGCATAATGTAGTGGAATCAAGACATGAATTTGGACTAAAGAAGGATAACAATCATCCTCAAGCTCGTACAATTTGGTGAAATTGTGCCCAAATGATCAGGACTAATAACAAATCTGTTCTTGTCAGGTGATGGAGGGAGTGCAGACACTATAATTATTTGCATTGCTGTTGGCATTGgcattttaatattatcactaACTGGCTTTTCCATATGGAAGAGGAAGAGATTGCTGAGTGTATGTAATGGAAAGACACAGCAGAAAGGTAATGTAAAGTTGATTCAAGAACCCAGTACGGCGAAAAATTTGTATAAAAAGAAAGTAGTTACTGTATTATGTTCATCTATGATGAATTTGTCTTGCTATCTCTCAAACCAGGTCCTCAAGAGAGAAGCCAAGATTTATTGTTAAATGAGGTGGTTATAAATAAGAAAGACTGCTCCGGTGAAAAAAGCACAGATGAACTAGAACTGCCACTGTTTGATTTTGGTACAATAGCAGCGGCTACCGGCAATTTCTGCGACGAAAACAAACTAGGAGAAGGTGGTTTTGGTTGTGTTCACAAGGTAAATTCTTTTGTTAAGATAATGTAGGGAAAGAATTTGGAACGATTATCAGTAGCTTTAATGCAGAAAGTATGTGACAATGCCAGGGGAGGCTAGTAGAAGGCCAAGAAGTAGCAGTCAAGAGGCTGTCAAAGAAGTCTGGTCAGGGAACAGAAGAATTCAAGAATGAGGTCAGGTTAATTGCAAGGCTTCAACACAGAAATCTTGTTCGACTGCTCGGTTGCTGCATTGAGATGGATGAGAAGATTCTTATTTATGAGTTCATGGAAAACAGAAGCCTGGATTCTGTTCTATTCAGTAAGTTCCTTCTAACATTTGGTTCTCTTGTGCATGCCATTGATTAGATTTGAATTCAAGCTACTTACTTTGGTAAAAATATTGTTGCAGATAAGGCAAAAAGCTCTCTACTAAGTTGGCAGAGGCGCTTCAACATCATCTGTGGGACTGCTAGAGGACTTCTGTATTTACATCAGGATTCCAGATTTAGAATTATCCACAGGGATCTCAAAGCAAGCAACATTCTGCTTGATGGGGAATGGACTCCAAAAATATCAGACTTTGGCATGGCTAGAATATTTGGTGGAGATCAAACACAAGCAAACACCAGGAGGATAGTGGGAACATAGTAAGTACTACAACTAGATTTCTTTACTGCCTTGAGGCTGCAAACCTCTCTTTCCTCTTCTTATCTAACTGTCATATTGGTTACATGTAGTGGTTATATGTCTCCGGAATATGCAATGGATGGGCTTTTCTCGGTGAAATCAGACGTTTTCAGCTTCGGAGTGTTAGTTTTGGAGATTGTATGTGGGGAAAAGAACAGGGGGTTTTATCACTCAAACAGTGAACTTAACCTTCTTGGGAATGTAAGTACACAAGTGCATTTCAGTGGCTTCACTTCTCATTGCAAATGAGAAACTTATTGATCGACAAACATTGAACTTGAAATATTGCAGGTGTGGAGGCAGTGGAAAGATGGGAATGGATTGGAAGTGTTAGATATATCAGTTGGCAGTTCATATTGCCCTAGTGAAGTTTTGAGATGTATACAAGTAGGCCTTTTATGTGTCCAAGAGCGAGCAGAAGATAGACCAACAATGGCTTCTGCGGTGTTGATGTTGAGCAGTGAAACTGCATCAATGCCCCAGCCTAAAACTCCTGGATATTGCCTTGGAAGGAATCCTTTTGAAACTGATTCCTCTTCAAGCAAACAAGATGAATCATTCACTGTAAACCAAGTTACAGTTACAGTGCTAGATGCTAGGTAAAAGAAACTGTAGAACTCTTCTAGCATATTTGTGTATTCATAGATTTTGTTATACCTCACCAGTTGTTGTGATTTACAGTTTTTGTGTATTGGTGCATCTTCTTTTGATAACTAGTGTGGGATATCCGTgtttaatttatagtttatagAAGCTATAAGCAACCTTGGATAGGTTGTTTTGTCACAAGtgcacataaaaattaaaacacaaacatGAAGTTATGAAATGCTGTAGTTTGCTTGACATGTAAATCAACAACACAAGGAATTCAGAAAGATTAGATCCTATATAGCATATTTGTGTGTCTCATCAGTTTTTGAATGCTACATCAAGCGCTGCAATTAGCTGTTCTTGAGTATTAACAAGTAGCCTGAGACTGAGAATTCAGGATGATTAGAGTGTCAACCGATGCAAGAAATTAAAGCCCGTTTCTGATCGACATTACAGATTTAAGATTGCCGGCAGACACTCTTGGAATCTAGCTACGGGCCGGAAACATATTTGTAAGGCGTCCGAAAAGGAACATGTAAAAGAAATTACTGTTTATACCAGGAAACAGAAGACAAGAATCTCAACGAGTACATTCAGGATCTATTTTCCATCTCTCATTGCAGATTCTAACTTGACAGACTAATTTCCTATCCAATTTGGTAAAAACACAACGCACTCAGATGAAAAGCAATTCATCCAGAGCAAATTAGACTATAGAGTAAATGAATACTATCAACAATATCAATCAAAAAAGCCAAATTATGACCCAAGAAGAATTATCACAGCATCAGAATCATAGCCTTGTCTACAAAATCAAcctgaaaaaaacagaaacacagAAGATTAGAACATGAATAAGAGACATAGAGAATATTGAGTGCAACTTTGCAAGTATTATCAGTACCTGGAATCAGCCTTTTTAGGCGAATCAGCTGCACATTCTACATGATTTTGTAGTAACAGTTCCCTCCAGAGAGAAGGATCTGATATCGTTTGCCGCAGGGACACTTGAAATGAACGATGAAGCAATCCCCAGATTTCTCCACACAAACAGATTCTTCATAATCTTTCATTGAATCACTCTGCATCAAACATATTATCACaatctttcattaaaaaaaatcataacacatTCCAATTTAACAAAATCATCGAACAGTCGAAAAGAATCGACAACTCAGTAATGAAACACAAGAATCATAAGTTCATTTTCGTGTCAGGACAAACAAAGAAATTAAGGGTAACAGTTTTACCTTTTCAGTTGCATCAGTAGGGTTATCTTCAGGGCCTAATTTCTCAGCTTGTTCTTCAAAATCACATGGCTCAGCAAAAAGGTCATCAGTATCGGTTATAATTTCGTCCCACCATTGATTTATTTCCTTCATGCTATCTCTCATCTTCTTCAGCCACTGTTAATCACCATAAATTCCCCAAACCCTCGATTATAATCATCTTAAAGCCACAAAATCCTCTCTATATCccaagaatctaaaaaaaaaaaaatctaaaaggaaAATTTCCAAGAATCACATTTCCAAGAAtctttttatcatcattatcaGAACTTAATTAAAAGATGCAGATTAAGACAATGACAACAGAAACTAATCAATAATTACTACCAACCTTGAAACTGGAACTTCCATTGAAACTTGAAGACCTTGAAAGGCTCTTGTTAGGAGACAGGTCTGACAGTGATCTTCTCAACGGTGGCTTTGGAGGCAGAGACGCACTTCCCTTCTTAGAACTCTCCGGTGGCGATTGTGCGACCAAGTTGGCCACATTTGGCGGGGAATAAGGATCAGAAAGGCAGCGGCGGAGGACAGGGTTAGTACCGCAAATGGGTTGGAGAATCTTGGAGAAACCCGATACAGAATTAGGGACATTGTTGTTGTCGTTAGTAGTAGTGGTTTCATGGGGTTCAACAAACAGTTTCTTGGGTTTCTTTGTGAGTTGGTCTTGTGGGTTATGGTCAGGAGACCTGCGTTTGTTGGAAGAGGAAGAGGCAGAGCAGCCACAAGTAGTGCAAGGAGTACTGTGGTGGTGGTTGTTGGTGGAGGAGTCAAGGCGGAGAAGAGAGAAATCAATGGATTCATCTTCTAAGTTGTTGGCTGCGGGGATTTGGAATTCTTGAAGATTAAAGTTGCACATTTCTATGATCTTTCTTCGGCGTTTCGCTctgatctttctttctctcctggAAGGCGaaggaaagaaatcaagaaTAGGAGGCGTAACTCTAAGTGGGGGATCATATATAGATTGAGAAGGGACATTGGAATACCAATAGTAGGATGACACGTAGCGGTTTTATGGGTTTAGTGATGAGGTGGCAGAAGAAGATTGGTGAAGGAGGTAGTTTGTTTTCGCGCCAAGTTGATAACTGTAAAATAGTTCAGTTATGTTAGGTGGGCCTTTATGGGATCTTTGAATTGGTATATAAGACTAGTCAATTAGAAGCATTAATTTATTTCCAATCAAATTGATGATCCTTACCGTTTAGTCGTGGATGCTTACAGAAAGTGACACTGATCATCTTCTCAGCATCAAAAACCTCAGTGGTTCTTCTGCTGGTTTTAGTTGCCTTGTACGTTTTATGGAAGAGGAAGAGACAGGGAGGTAGAAGGAGAATATGCACAAGCAGAGGAGAGAGTTTGGAAAAAAAGGTGTTCTTCTAAGGGGTTGAGAAATTATTAGAGTTGTCAGTGTTAAGCAAAAACTGTGGAAGGATTCGATCTTTAATGCGTTTGGTCTGGCAAATCTAAGCTATTTGGTTTTTACTTTGTTGATTCTgctttctcacttttttttgtgtttcatgTACTTTGATGTTGATTCCTCTTTTTGCTGCATGATCTTAGGAGGTTTTTGAATGCTGTAAGGATCTCTTGCTTTCTCAATTCACTGTGCTTCGCTGCACTCTGTTTTTTTCTCCATCTGTACTGAGTTCGAGCATAGCCAGGAACAGGTTGCCCTAGATACGGATATGCCatagtttctgttttttcttcgccattcatgcatacatatatAGAAGTGATTCTTTCTCTGAATATTCCCATTGTAAAGAATCTGAACGTGAAACTGCTGAAAGGAAATTAGTTCAAACAGATATAGAGTTATTATGAATCCCATTTGGCGGTTTCCTTGTACAGATGTTCAATCTTCAGTCATATCTGCTATATATTTTGACATTAGTGCTTGCATTGTTGGAGATATAGTCAACAGTGCTGCTTAGTTGATGGATAAATTGGTTTCAAGGCGAATAATGGTTAACAGGAAATCACAATTGGTTTTCTGTTTGGGGGGAAGAGGAAAACAAGAAATTTGCAGTATGAGCTCGTCAGAAAGATGACTCTAAAGCAAAGGGATAAATTCTTTGACACCGGATTGGTTTCCTGTTTGTCTGACAGTATTTTGTAGAGGCAATCACAATTTATCCATAAGAAGCACTGCTGACTATATCTCGAACCATGCAGGAACCAATGTCAATCTTTTTATgcataagaaataatataaatatttgaattggTAATACAAATTATATCATGCTTCTTcataatatatttgttaattattatttttgttacgataaaatataatcaattatttaatctAAATTCTTGATATGAGGCAACATATATGTAATGCTTTGAAAGTAAATgaggaggaaaatgctaaatgAATAAAGAGGTAAGTATAATTGAATAAAGATGTATTGTAGTAATTGAATAATGAGTTGATAAATATGAataggaagagaaaaaagaaaggagtaGTGTTCTTGAGAGAAAatcatgaaagaagaaaaaaaagagaaaagagggaaattaGAAGGGAAATATGAAGGAATGGAAGAAAATAAGTTAAAgctttaatgtgtataatatgttttctttagctttaaatttctgttttggttaaatgttagggttttgaaaattatattttaggtttattgatgaattaatttgaatattataaggttgattgttgtgggtaatggattgtttagttaattttaagaaattataggtaaagatgatgattttgagttatgatttgtgTAAATAGTGAATTTTAAGTTAGAAATCTAGAAAGAACAGTAGGTTTTCtattgaaattctgggtttgaggttgaaaatgataaaatttcgGTTTGGTCCgtcaatttgtgaaaattacaatttagtccccaaactttgaaaaaattatagattggtccctggagcatatgcCAAAATTCTGgacaaaataaaagatgaattatgggcagaattccagtatagttatgaatttttaacactttcaatttggtcgtcccatttgacaaaaattacaatttgatcctaaaaatttgaaaaaattccaAATGGTCCCTAGAGCATAATTAGAGATTCTGGAAAGAAATGaggatgaattatggacataattccactatagtcatgaatttatgatatttttagtttggtcctccaatttga contains:
- the LOC118058506 gene encoding uncharacterized protein, with protein sequence MCNFNLQEFQIPAANNLEDESIDFSLLRLDSSTNNHHHSTPCTTCGCSASSSSNKRRSPDHNPQDQLTKKPKKLFVEPHETTTTNDNNNVPNSVSGFSKILQPICGTNPVLRRCLSDPYSPPNVANLVAQSPPESSKKGSASLPPKPPLRRSLSDLSPNKSLSRSSSFNGSSSFKWLKKMRDSMKEINQWWDEIITDTDDLFAEPCDFEEQAEKLGPEDNPTDATEKSDSMKDYEESVCVEKSGDCFIVHFKCPCGKRYQILLSGGNCYYKIM
- the LOC118058600 gene encoding receptor-like serine/threonine-protein kinase SD1-8 — protein: MRHHYGTTTLFFFITFLSFFSSNFASSSDTLTETQSLINDQTLISTSQGFELGFFTPGNSRNWYVGIWYKNIPRTYVWVANRDNPLPDSPGTFKIFNQSIALFDLEGKVVWSSSQTNARNPVMQLLDSGNLVLKEQESESGQFLWQSFDYPTDTLLPDMKLGWDLNTGLDRYLSSWKSSDDPGTGDFSFKLEYHGFPEVFLWKDREIQYRSGPWNGQRFSGVPEMKPVDYLSFNFITNQDEVYYSFHIATKNLYSRLTVTSSGLLQRFAWIPETQQWNKFWYAPKDQCDNYRECGAYGVCDSNASPVCKCLKGFQPKNHQAWDLRDGSGGCVRKTNLECLKDKFLHMKNMKLPQSTTSFVDRSMSLKNCGLLCSRNCSCTAYANSNISNGGSGCVIWTGELFDLRQYPEGGQDLYVRLAASDIGDGGSADTIIICIAVGIGILILSLTGFSIWKRKRLLSVCNGKTQQKGPQERSQDLLLNEVVINKKDCSGEKSTDELELPLFDFGTIAAATGNFCDENKLGEGGFGCVHKGRLVEGQEVAVKRLSKKSGQGTEEFKNEVRLIARLQHRNLVRLLGCCIEMDEKILIYEFMENRSLDSVLFNKAKSSLLSWQRRFNIICGTARGLLYLHQDSRFRIIHRDLKASNILLDGEWTPKISDFGMARIFGGDQTQANTRRIVGTYGYMSPEYAMDGLFSVKSDVFSFGVLVLEIVCGEKNRGFYHSNSELNLLGNVWRQWKDGNGLEVLDISVGSSYCPSEVLRCIQVGLLCVQERAEDRPTMASAVLMLSSETASMPQPKTPGYCLGRNPFETDSSSSKQDESFTVNQVTVTVLDAR